A window of the Synechococcus sp. LTW-R genome harbors these coding sequences:
- a CDS encoding inorganic diphosphatase translates to MDLRSLQASPQPGLVNLVVEIPAGSRNKYEFNAAAGVMTLDRVLHSSVRYPFDYGFVPNTLAEDGAPLDAMVIMHEPTFAGCLIQARPIGILDMLDEGAHDGKLLCVPAADPNQRGITSIRQIAPVQLEEVAEFFRTYKSMEGRVVEILDWLDVDAVPALIERCSAAAQKA, encoded by the coding sequence ATGGACTTGCGCAGTCTGCAGGCCTCCCCGCAGCCAGGGCTAGTGAACCTGGTGGTCGAGATTCCGGCTGGCAGCCGCAATAAATACGAATTCAACGCAGCCGCTGGAGTGATGACCCTCGATCGGGTCCTGCACTCCTCTGTTCGTTATCCCTTCGACTACGGGTTTGTGCCCAACACCCTGGCGGAGGACGGAGCGCCCCTGGACGCGATGGTGATCATGCACGAGCCCACCTTTGCGGGCTGCCTGATCCAGGCCCGCCCGATTGGCATCCTCGACATGCTGGATGAGGGGGCCCACGACGGCAAGCTCCTCTGCGTGCCAGCCGCCGATCCCAATCAACGGGGAATCACGAGCATTCGCCAGATTGCTCCGGTCCAGCTGGAGGAAGTGGCCGAGTTCTTCCGCACCTACAAGAGCATGGAAGGGCGGGTCGTGGAGATCCTGGACTGGTTGGACGTCGACGCTGTTCCAGCGCTGATCGAGCGCTGCAGCGCAGCAGCCCAAAAGGCCTAA
- a CDS encoding proline--tRNA ligase, with the protein MRVSRLMLVTLRDDPAEAEIASHKLLLRAGYIRRIGSGIYAYLPLLWRVLQKVSAVVREELNAAGALETLLPQLQPAELWQRSGRWAGYTDGEGIMFHLEDRQGRELGLGPTHEEVITALAGDLLRSYKQLPVNLYQVQTKFRDEIRPRFGLMRGREFIMKDAYSFHANEDCLKQTYGQMDQAYRRIFQRCGLRAVAVEADSGAIGGSASQEFMVTADSGEDLILAAADGRYAANQERAISLAPEAQPLAQASPVERIQTPGQSSIESLCEAQGWHPTQVLKVLLLLARFEDGLQQPVLVSLRGDQQLNDVKLSNALSRRLSAEHGTLLDVQPLLPDEAAKQGLQSIPFGFLGPDLSDVVLAGAKSWAPRFERLADATATDLAAFVCGGNERDEHCLGARWADCGGALPPEDLRCAQPGDRCVHDPSQTLEASRGIEVGHIFQLGRKYSTALGATFTNESGAEEPLWMGCYGIGVSRLAQAAVEQHHDANGICWPTAIAPFEVIVVIANVKEAAQVELAERLYGQLQSAGVDVLLDDRPERAGVKFKDSELLGIPWRVVVGRGAADGQVELVQRSTGDKQDLSADAAESTLLPQLQVERQGLLAVEAP; encoded by the coding sequence ATGCGCGTCTCCCGCCTGATGCTGGTGACGCTGCGGGACGACCCCGCCGAGGCTGAGATCGCCTCCCACAAATTGCTGCTCCGGGCCGGTTACATCCGCCGGATCGGCAGTGGGATTTACGCCTATTTGCCCCTCCTCTGGCGCGTTCTTCAGAAGGTCTCGGCGGTTGTTCGTGAGGAGCTCAATGCGGCCGGAGCCCTGGAGACGCTTCTGCCCCAACTCCAGCCGGCGGAGCTCTGGCAGCGCAGCGGCCGTTGGGCGGGCTACACCGACGGCGAGGGGATCATGTTCCACCTCGAGGACCGCCAAGGGCGGGAGCTGGGTCTGGGTCCGACCCACGAGGAAGTGATCACGGCCTTGGCTGGAGATCTGCTGCGGTCCTACAAGCAGCTTCCGGTGAACCTTTACCAGGTTCAGACCAAGTTTCGCGATGAGATCCGTCCCCGCTTCGGCCTGATGCGTGGGCGCGAATTCATCATGAAGGACGCCTATTCCTTCCACGCCAATGAGGACTGCTTGAAGCAGACCTATGGGCAGATGGATCAGGCCTACCGGCGCATCTTTCAGCGTTGCGGCCTCAGGGCTGTGGCCGTTGAGGCCGACAGCGGTGCGATCGGAGGCTCCGCGAGCCAGGAGTTCATGGTCACGGCGGACTCCGGTGAGGACCTGATCCTGGCCGCTGCCGATGGCCGCTATGCCGCCAATCAGGAGCGGGCGATCTCCCTGGCCCCCGAGGCACAACCCCTAGCGCAGGCCTCGCCGGTGGAGCGGATTCAGACCCCCGGCCAATCCAGCATCGAGTCCCTTTGCGAGGCCCAGGGGTGGCACCCCACGCAAGTGCTCAAGGTGTTGCTGTTGCTGGCCCGCTTCGAGGATGGGTTGCAGCAGCCCGTCCTTGTGAGCCTGCGTGGCGATCAGCAGCTCAATGACGTCAAGTTGAGCAATGCCCTGAGCCGGCGCCTCTCCGCTGAGCACGGCACCCTGTTGGACGTGCAGCCGTTGCTGCCCGATGAGGCGGCCAAGCAGGGCCTGCAGAGCATTCCATTTGGCTTCCTCGGCCCCGACCTCAGCGATGTGGTGCTCGCCGGGGCCAAGTCCTGGGCTCCGCGATTTGAGCGGTTGGCCGATGCCACCGCCACGGACTTGGCGGCCTTTGTCTGTGGTGGTAACGAGCGCGATGAGCACTGCCTCGGAGCCCGTTGGGCGGACTGCGGAGGTGCCCTGCCCCCCGAAGACCTGCGCTGCGCCCAGCCCGGTGATCGCTGTGTGCACGACCCCAGCCAAACCCTGGAGGCCAGTCGAGGCATTGAGGTGGGCCACATCTTCCAGCTGGGTCGCAAGTACTCGACGGCCCTGGGTGCCACCTTCACCAATGAGTCCGGCGCTGAAGAGCCGCTCTGGATGGGCTGCTACGGCATTGGTGTCTCCCGCTTGGCCCAAGCCGCGGTGGAGCAGCACCACGACGCCAATGGCATCTGTTGGCCTACGGCGATTGCTCCCTTCGAGGTGATTGTGGTGATCGCCAACGTCAAGGAGGCGGCCCAGGTGGAGCTGGCGGAGCGCCTCTATGGCCAGCTCCAATCCGCCGGTGTGGATGTGCTTCTCGACGATCGCCCTGAGCGGGCCGGCGTCAAATTCAAGGATTCAGAACTCCTGGGGATCCCCTGGCGTGTCGTCGTGGGTCGCGGTGCGGCCGATGGACAGGTGGAGCTCGTCCAGCGCTCCACGGGGGACAAGCAAGATCTTTCGGCCGATGCCGCGGAGAGCACGCTGCTGCCCCAGCTCCAAGTGGAGCGTCAAGGGCTTCTGGCGGTGGAGGCCCCCTAG
- the psb27 gene encoding photosystem II protein Psb27 has protein sequence MAAGWRRIKAALLAVCLGLTLLVTACSGSGGPLTGNYVEDTVTVADQLIATISIGADDPGRSEAETSARALINDYMARYRPQPKVNGLASFTTMQTALNSLAGHYANYPNRPVPDALKDRLSKELKKAETGVVRGA, from the coding sequence ATGGCAGCTGGTTGGCGTCGAATCAAAGCAGCCCTGCTGGCTGTCTGCCTTGGCCTGACCCTGTTGGTCACGGCTTGCTCCGGCAGCGGTGGTCCCCTGACCGGCAACTACGTCGAAGACACGGTCACGGTTGCTGATCAACTGATCGCCACCATTTCGATTGGTGCCGATGATCCCGGCCGCAGCGAGGCGGAGACCTCGGCTCGGGCTCTGATCAATGACTACATGGCCCGTTACCGCCCCCAGCCCAAGGTCAATGGTCTGGCCTCCTTCACCACGATGCAGACGGCCCTGAACTCCCTGGCGGGTCACTACGCCAACTATCCGAATCGGCCCGTTCCCGATGCGCTGAAGGATCGTCTGAGTAAGGAACTCAAGAAGGCCGAAACCGGTGTGGTCCGCGGCGCTTGA
- a CDS encoding adenylosuccinate synthase, with product MSLANVVVIGAQWGDEGKGKITDLLSRSADVVVRYQGGVNAGHTIVVDDKVLKLHLIPSGILYPGTVCLIGSGTVVDPKVMICELDMLAENGIPVDDLRLAATAHVTMPYHRLLDKAMEQRRGDQRIGTTGRGIGPTYADKSQRNGIRVIDILDEARLRERLAGPLAEKNEILQKIYGIEPLDFDAVVAEYVAYGQRLAPHVVDCTRAIHQAAKAKKNILFEGAQGTLLDLDHGTYPYVTSSNPVSGGACIGAGVGPTLIDRVIGVAKAYTTRVGEGPFPTELEGSLNDHLCDRGGEFGTTTGRRRRCGWFDGVIGRYAVEVNGLDCLAITKLDVLDELDAIQVCVAYELDGERIEHFPGSAEDFARCKPIFETLPGWQSSTADCRRLEDLPPTAMSYLRFLAELMEVPIAIVSLGADRDQTIVVEDPIHGPKRALLSR from the coding sequence GTGTCCTTGGCCAACGTTGTCGTCATCGGTGCTCAGTGGGGTGACGAGGGGAAGGGCAAGATCACCGATCTCCTGAGTCGTTCGGCCGATGTGGTCGTCCGCTACCAGGGCGGTGTGAATGCCGGTCACACCATTGTTGTGGACGACAAGGTGCTGAAACTGCACCTGATTCCCTCCGGCATTCTTTACCCAGGAACCGTCTGCCTGATTGGTTCCGGCACCGTTGTAGACCCCAAGGTCATGATCTGTGAGCTCGACATGCTCGCTGAGAACGGCATCCCCGTGGATGACCTGCGGTTGGCGGCCACGGCCCACGTGACCATGCCCTACCACCGCCTGCTGGATAAGGCGATGGAGCAGCGTCGCGGAGACCAGCGGATCGGAACCACCGGTCGTGGCATCGGCCCCACCTACGCGGACAAGTCCCAGCGCAACGGGATCCGGGTGATCGACATCCTGGACGAGGCGCGTCTGCGGGAGCGTCTGGCTGGTCCTCTGGCCGAGAAGAACGAGATCCTGCAAAAGATCTACGGCATCGAACCCCTCGATTTCGATGCGGTTGTGGCCGAATACGTGGCCTACGGCCAGCGCCTGGCCCCCCATGTCGTCGACTGCACCCGCGCCATTCACCAGGCGGCCAAGGCCAAGAAGAACATCCTGTTCGAGGGGGCCCAGGGCACCCTCCTCGATCTTGACCACGGCACCTACCCCTACGTCACCTCCTCGAACCCGGTCAGCGGAGGAGCCTGCATCGGTGCAGGGGTTGGTCCGACCCTGATCGACCGAGTCATCGGTGTGGCCAAGGCCTATACAACCCGCGTCGGCGAAGGCCCCTTCCCCACCGAATTGGAGGGCAGCCTCAACGATCACCTCTGCGACCGCGGCGGCGAGTTCGGCACCACGACGGGCCGTCGTCGCCGTTGCGGTTGGTTCGACGGCGTGATCGGTCGTTACGCCGTTGAAGTGAACGGTCTCGATTGCCTGGCGATCACCAAGCTCGACGTTCTCGATGAGCTCGACGCGATCCAGGTCTGCGTGGCCTATGAACTCGATGGAGAGCGGATCGAGCACTTCCCCGGCTCCGCCGAGGACTTCGCCCGCTGCAAGCCGATCTTTGAGACCCTGCCCGGTTGGCAAAGCTCCACGGCCGATTGCCGCCGTCTGGAGGACCTGCCCCCAACGGCCATGAGCTATCTCCGCTTCCTGGCGGAGCTCATGGAGGTGCCGATCGCGATCGTCTCCCTGGGTGCTGATCGTGATCAGACGATCGTTGTTGAAGACCCCATTCACGGTCCCAAGCGGGCCCTGCTGAGCCGCTGA
- a CDS encoding adenosine kinase: MPEQKTLDVVGIGNAIVDVLVQADDAVIEGFGLTKGTMALIDQDQAETLYAKLGPGLETSGGSAANTLAGIAQLGGRAGFIGRVRDDQLGSIFAHDIRAVGTRFETPAATAGASTARCLILVSPDAQRTMCTYLGASVGLDPSDLNLEMVAQAKVLYLEGYLWDSDEAKAAFLAAARVAKENGAEVALSLSDAFCVERHRDSFLELVDGHVDILFANEMEITSLYKANSFEEAVQAVRGQCRIAALTRSEQGSVVLSGDESITIQPFNLGALVDTTGAGDLYAGGFLHAYTQGESLERCGQLASLCAGQVVTRLGPRSQVDLKALAQTHLS; encoded by the coding sequence ATGCCTGAACAGAAGACCCTGGACGTTGTCGGCATCGGCAACGCCATCGTTGATGTGCTCGTCCAGGCTGACGATGCCGTCATCGAGGGCTTTGGCCTGACCAAGGGAACCATGGCCCTGATCGATCAGGACCAGGCCGAGACCCTCTACGCGAAATTGGGCCCGGGTCTGGAAACCTCCGGGGGCTCTGCCGCCAACACCTTGGCCGGGATTGCCCAATTGGGAGGCCGTGCCGGATTCATCGGCCGCGTTCGCGACGACCAGCTCGGCTCGATCTTTGCCCACGACATCCGTGCGGTCGGCACCCGCTTTGAGACCCCCGCCGCGACGGCGGGTGCTTCCACCGCCCGTTGCCTGATCCTGGTGTCGCCCGATGCACAGCGCACGATGTGCACCTACCTCGGCGCGTCAGTCGGTCTCGATCCCAGTGATCTGAACCTGGAGATGGTGGCCCAGGCGAAGGTGCTCTACCTCGAGGGCTACCTCTGGGATAGCGATGAGGCCAAGGCGGCATTTCTCGCGGCCGCAAGGGTCGCCAAAGAGAACGGCGCCGAGGTGGCCCTGAGCCTCTCGGATGCCTTCTGTGTGGAGCGCCATCGCGACAGCTTCCTGGAGCTGGTTGATGGTCACGTCGACATCCTCTTCGCCAATGAGATGGAGATCACCTCCCTCTACAAGGCCAACAGTTTTGAAGAGGCCGTCCAGGCCGTGCGCGGTCAGTGCCGCATTGCGGCACTGACCCGCAGCGAGCAGGGGTCCGTTGTTCTCAGTGGCGACGAGTCCATCACGATCCAGCCCTTCAACCTTGGTGCGCTGGTGGACACGACCGGCGCCGGTGATCTCTATGCCGGTGGTTTCCTGCACGCCTACACCCAAGGCGAGTCGCTGGAACGTTGCGGCCAGCTGGCTTCCCTTTGTGCTGGTCAAGTCGTGACCAGGCTTGGTCCCCGTTCCCAGGTGGACCTCAAGGCCCTCGCCCAGACCCATCTCAGCTAA
- the cutA gene encoding divalent-cation tolerance protein CutA, with protein MSEALILALTTEANQEQAEALARALLEQRLAACVALQPQRALYWWEGQIESSEEVQLLIKARPDQRDALEAAVRQQHSYATPEFLCWPAEASADYASWARSVLS; from the coding sequence ATGAGTGAAGCTTTGATCCTGGCCCTCACGACGGAGGCCAACCAAGAGCAAGCCGAAGCCCTCGCCCGGGCGCTGCTCGAGCAACGTCTCGCCGCCTGCGTCGCACTGCAACCGCAGCGGGCCCTCTACTGGTGGGAAGGCCAGATCGAATCCAGCGAGGAGGTGCAGCTTCTGATCAAGGCCCGTCCCGACCAACGGGACGCCCTGGAGGCTGCGGTGCGGCAGCAGCACAGCTACGCGACGCCTGAATTTCTCTGCTGGCCAGCCGAGGCCAGCGCGGATTACGCCAGCTGGGCCCGATCCGTCCTTAGCTGA
- a CDS encoding precorrin-6A/cobalt-precorrin-6A reductase, whose protein sequence is MQRLEFHQGDSSTSDATETIWLVSGTGDGPRLAQALLERGWTLLVSVVSEAATRAYRSHPALHFQVGALQGDGEVDLLLQRHRPRWVIDATHPFAAVISSRLQRCCHAQGQPLLRLQRDVTLAGSGTRINQLEELQGLPLSDERLLLAIGSRHLATALRFSSASQHFARVLDNPESLRLALAAGLPAEQLACVRPGLLPEGAIERALCRRWRISAVLCRQSGGLTQQIWQCLSQELGLRLIQIKPPGDAAEQGLLQEAILRQVGAPQGRHE, encoded by the coding sequence ATGCAACGCCTGGAATTTCACCAGGGGGATTCCTCGACCTCTGACGCGACCGAGACGATTTGGTTGGTCTCCGGCACCGGCGATGGCCCCCGCCTGGCCCAGGCCCTCCTGGAGCGGGGCTGGACCCTCCTGGTGAGCGTGGTCAGCGAGGCCGCCACTCGGGCCTACCGCTCCCATCCGGCTCTCCACTTTCAGGTGGGGGCACTCCAGGGGGACGGGGAGGTCGATCTGCTGCTGCAACGCCACAGGCCGCGCTGGGTCATCGATGCCACCCACCCGTTTGCAGCGGTGATCAGCAGCCGACTGCAGCGCTGCTGCCACGCCCAAGGCCAGCCACTACTCCGGCTCCAACGGGACGTCACCCTGGCCGGATCAGGGACGCGCATCAACCAGCTTGAGGAGCTCCAAGGCCTGCCGCTCTCAGACGAGCGACTCCTCCTGGCGATTGGCTCAAGGCATCTGGCCACAGCCTTGCGCTTCAGCTCCGCCTCGCAGCACTTCGCCCGGGTTCTCGACAACCCGGAGAGCCTCCGCCTCGCCCTCGCCGCAGGCCTCCCTGCCGAGCAGCTCGCCTGCGTCAGGCCAGGCCTCCTCCCGGAGGGCGCCATCGAGCGCGCCCTCTGCCGGCGCTGGAGGATCAGCGCGGTGCTCTGCCGGCAGTCCGGGGGGCTGACCCAGCAGATCTGGCAATGCCTCAGTCAGGAGCTGGGGCTGCGCTTGATCCAGATCAAACCGCCAGGGGACGCTGCCGAGCAGGGCCTCCTCCAGGAGGCGATCCTGCGCCAGGTTGGGGCACCGCAGGGACGGCATGAGTGA
- a CDS encoding single-stranded DNA-binding protein, with amino-acid sequence MNHCLLEVEVLEAPQVRYTQDNQTPVAEMAVQFDGLRPDDPAGQLKVVGWGSLAQDLQNRVQVGQRLMVEGRLRMNTVSRQDGVKEKRAEFTLSRLHPLGGGAARPASPAPASSAPAPVRASAPAPVAAAAAAQQQPPTWNASPLVPDLPEGEDEIPF; translated from the coding sequence GTGAACCATTGCTTGCTGGAGGTAGAGGTGCTGGAGGCGCCTCAGGTGCGTTACACCCAGGACAACCAAACTCCAGTGGCGGAGATGGCCGTTCAATTCGATGGCCTGCGTCCTGATGATCCGGCGGGTCAGCTCAAGGTGGTCGGCTGGGGAAGTCTTGCTCAGGACCTTCAGAACCGGGTTCAGGTCGGTCAGCGTCTGATGGTCGAAGGCCGTCTGCGCATGAACACCGTGAGCCGCCAGGACGGTGTGAAGGAGAAGCGAGCCGAATTCACCCTCTCCCGTCTGCATCCTCTGGGTGGTGGTGCCGCCCGCCCCGCATCCCCGGCGCCGGCCTCCTCGGCTCCTGCTCCGGTTCGTGCCTCGGCTCCCGCTCCCGTCGCGGCCGCCGCCGCAGCGCAGCAGCAACCCCCGACCTGGAACGCGTCGCCCCTGGTGCCCGATCTGCCCGAGGGTGAGGACGAGATTCCGTTCTGA
- a CDS encoding DUF2854 domain-containing protein, which yields MLAIASPGSLVTLAGAALSVIGWVGYATSNPNLSLPTIFYGIPILLGGLALKSSELPPAELLPAQADAVALREEASSKTLRKLVKDVTRWRYGQKAHLESSLEALKLWDEDQPPQLISVAERAVDGRYAVAMRFRCEGVPFARWQEKQDRLGRFFDRGLRAELSEPSSGEVLLELLPAAG from the coding sequence ATGCTTGCAATCGCTTCCCCCGGCAGCCTAGTCACCTTGGCCGGCGCCGCTCTCTCGGTCATTGGTTGGGTCGGCTATGCCACCTCCAATCCGAACCTCAGCTTGCCGACGATCTTTTACGGCATCCCCATCCTTCTGGGGGGCTTGGCCCTGAAGTCCTCGGAACTCCCCCCGGCGGAGCTGCTGCCGGCTCAGGCCGATGCCGTCGCCCTGCGAGAGGAGGCCTCCAGCAAGACCCTGCGCAAGTTGGTGAAGGATGTGACCCGCTGGCGCTACGGCCAGAAGGCACACCTCGAGAGCTCCTTGGAGGCTCTGAAGCTCTGGGACGAAGATCAACCGCCCCAGCTGATCAGCGTTGCCGAGCGGGCCGTGGATGGTCGCTACGCCGTGGCGATGCGATTCCGCTGTGAAGGGGTTCCCTTTGCCCGATGGCAGGAGAAGCAGGACCGCTTGGGCCGCTTCTTTGACCGTGGCCTGCGCGCCGAGCTCAGCGAGCCCAGCAGCGGTGAAGTGTTGCTTGAGTTGTTGCCCGCTGCTGGCTAA
- the argB gene encoding acetylglutamate kinase: MRERPADRTDALRVSVLSEALPYIQRFSGRRVVVKYGGAAMVREDLRDAVYRDLVLLASVGVKPVVVHGGGPEINEWLGRLNIEPQFRNGLRVTCPDTMDVVEMVLVGRVNKQIVNGLNRLGARAVGLSGSDGPLVRARTYGDGANGLVGDVAAVDPSVLFPLLDAGYIPVISSVAADGEGQAHNINADTVAGELAAALEAEKLILLTDTPGILRDREDPSSLIRSVSLSGARELISSGVVAGGMTPKTECCIRALAQGVAAAHIVDGRTPHALLLEVFTDAGVGTMVTGRSNF, encoded by the coding sequence TTGCGCGAACGTCCTGCTGATCGCACCGACGCCTTGCGGGTGTCGGTGCTGAGTGAAGCCCTCCCCTACATCCAGCGTTTCTCCGGCCGCCGCGTCGTCGTCAAATACGGCGGTGCGGCCATGGTCCGTGAAGACCTGCGGGATGCGGTCTATCGCGATTTGGTGCTTCTGGCTTCGGTTGGGGTGAAGCCCGTGGTGGTCCACGGCGGTGGGCCTGAAATCAATGAGTGGTTGGGGCGCCTGAACATTGAGCCCCAGTTCCGCAATGGCCTTCGGGTGACCTGCCCGGACACCATGGATGTGGTGGAGATGGTCCTGGTGGGCCGGGTCAATAAGCAAATCGTCAATGGCTTGAACCGCCTGGGTGCTCGGGCCGTGGGCCTCTCTGGCAGCGATGGACCGTTGGTGCGGGCGCGCACCTATGGCGATGGGGCCAATGGCCTCGTTGGCGATGTGGCTGCGGTGGATCCCTCGGTGCTCTTCCCGCTGTTGGACGCTGGCTACATCCCCGTCATCTCCTCGGTGGCCGCCGATGGGGAGGGCCAGGCCCACAACATCAATGCCGACACCGTGGCCGGCGAGTTGGCTGCGGCCTTGGAAGCGGAGAAGTTGATCCTGCTGACCGATACCCCAGGCATCCTTCGCGACCGGGAGGATCCCAGCTCCTTGATTCGCTCCGTCAGCCTCTCCGGGGCCCGCGAGCTGATCAGCTCCGGGGTGGTGGCCGGGGGCATGACCCCGAAGACTGAGTGCTGCATTCGCGCCCTCGCCCAGGGCGTCGCCGCCGCCCATATCGTCGATGGACGCACCCCCCACGCGCTGCTGCTGGAGGTGTTCACCGATGCAGGCGTCGGCACGATGGTCACGGGCCGCTCCAACTTCTAG
- a CDS encoding DUF3153 domain-containing protein, with the protein MPVEDPSSEPAADPAALLPARAALERGDYGSCERLLTPLLEAHGPVTPFGGEVRLLLATAQLGRGDHQAAAVTCRSLRACRDATLRAQAKGLQEILDAPALVRPREWSMTLPSLGEMKPLEGELKAMARQRRRRRRPPEPPPPPTGPTQAPIGFAVVAVLLLLITALLGGCVDLETQLHFPAPGRLQFEQRSQSLTDQPLPWQAQLRQTLRGRSLKVHQDHGLLEVRSPVLPAAQALRLLEDSLAQGAELANLELPAPELQFSERNWLIGVRQQLVLRLDLETLQPLPGLKLSVDLEPMALRAIQASGPIPAQALRRAKDEPEAVRWRLQPGSVNTLHLSCWRWSKLGLGSVAITLLLLLVALLQRLRLAAGFGLPQLPA; encoded by the coding sequence GTGCCGGTGGAGGACCCCAGCTCAGAGCCGGCGGCGGATCCCGCGGCGCTGCTGCCGGCCCGCGCTGCCCTGGAGCGGGGGGACTACGGCAGTTGCGAGCGCTTGCTGACCCCGTTGCTGGAGGCCCATGGGCCGGTGACCCCGTTTGGCGGGGAAGTGCGCCTGCTCCTAGCCACGGCCCAGTTGGGACGTGGGGACCATCAGGCCGCGGCGGTGACCTGCCGAAGCCTGCGGGCCTGCCGCGATGCCACCCTGCGCGCCCAGGCCAAGGGGTTGCAGGAGATTCTGGATGCTCCGGCTCTGGTCAGGCCAAGGGAGTGGTCCATGACCCTCCCGAGCCTTGGCGAGATGAAGCCGCTTGAGGGCGAGCTCAAGGCCATGGCCCGGCAACGGCGCCGCCGCCGGCGTCCCCCTGAGCCACCGCCGCCGCCCACCGGACCCACCCAGGCACCGATTGGTTTTGCCGTGGTGGCGGTCCTGCTGCTGCTGATCACCGCGTTGCTCGGGGGCTGCGTTGACCTGGAGACCCAGCTCCACTTCCCGGCCCCGGGCCGTTTGCAATTTGAGCAACGCAGCCAGTCGTTGACCGATCAGCCCCTCCCCTGGCAGGCCCAGCTGCGCCAGACGCTTCGCGGCCGGTCCCTGAAGGTGCATCAAGACCACGGTCTCCTGGAGGTGCGCTCGCCGGTTTTGCCGGCTGCTCAAGCCCTGCGGCTCCTTGAGGACAGCCTTGCCCAGGGTGCCGAGCTGGCCAATCTCGAACTCCCCGCCCCCGAGTTGCAGTTCAGCGAGCGCAACTGGTTGATCGGGGTCCGCCAGCAGCTTGTTCTTCGCCTGGATCTGGAGACGCTGCAACCGCTTCCCGGCCTGAAGCTGAGCGTCGACCTGGAGCCCATGGCCCTGCGCGCGATCCAGGCCTCGGGGCCGATTCCCGCCCAAGCCCTTCGCCGCGCCAAAGACGAGCCCGAGGCTGTCCGCTGGCGCCTGCAGCCTGGCTCCGTGAACACCCTCCACCTCTCCTGTTGGCGCTGGAGCAAGCTCGGCTTGGGCAGTGTTGCGATCACGCTCCTGCTCCTCCTTGTGGCCTTGCTGCAGCGGCTGCGTCTGGCCGCTGGCTTTGGCTTGCCTCAGCTCCCGGCCTAG